The sequence CTGAGATTCTTCGGCCTTCGGCCTCAGAATGACCTTTTTAGCGTTATTATTTTTAATTTCGGTTAAGGTGTGCACTTTTAAAACTTAAATCGCTCTAAAACTGTGCACTTTTAATTTTTAAATAACAGGCCTTAAAATAACCCTTGAGTCTGCCTATGGTTAAAGGTATAATTGAGGCACAATGCCTATTAAGCAAATTAACCCATTCGGTTCATGGAAATCCCCGATTACCTCGGACTTGATTGTTAAGCAGGCCATTGGCTTAAGCGGGATCTGTCTTGATAGAGATAACATCTATTGGGCTGAACTGCGGCCTTCCGAAGGAGCCAGGAATGTTATTGTCCGCTTGTCCCCGGATGGAAAGTTAACCGATTTAATCCCGCCGCCTTTTAATGCGCGCACGCGTGTTCATGAATACGGCGGCGGCGCCTTCGCTGTCAAAGACAATGTTGTCTATTTTTCCAATTTCAGCGACCAGCGGATTTACCGGCAGTCCGAAGGCGTCTCTCCCCAGCCGGTTACTCCGGATAAGGCCTTTTACTATGCAGACGGGGTTATCGATCCTGTCCGGAACCGGATGATCTGCGTACGCGAAGACCATTCTAATCCGAAAAAAGGCACAATAAATAACCTGGTAAATCTTGATCTGGATAAAGGGGGATCGGGAGAAGTAATTGTTTCGGGTAAAGATTTTTATTCCTCTCCCTGTGTCAGCCCGGATGGCTCTAAGCTCTCCTGGCTTAGCTGGAACCACCCGAATATGCCCTGGGATGCGACTGAACTCTGGACGGCTGATTTAAAAGATAACAATACGCTTAGCCGCATTCAGCAAATCAGTGCAGGCCCTGAACAGTCGATTTTCCAGCCTCAATGGTCTCCAGACAACATCCTTCATTTTATATCCGATAAAACAGGATGGTGGAACCTCTATCGCTGGGAAAATAACTCTATTAATCCGTTGTTTGGAATGGAGGCTGAGTTTGGCAAGCCGCAGTGGATTTTTGGAATGTCTACATACGCGTTTGAATCGGAAAAGCGGATTCTTTGCGCTTACACCAGGGATGGCAGCTGGCATCTGGCGGCCCTTGATATTGCAGGCAAAAAGCTCAAACCGTTCAAAACCCCTTATACCCAGATTTCACAGGTTAAAGTGGCATTACAAAAAGCAGTGTTTATTGCCGGCTCTCCTCAGGATCCACTCTCGGTCGTCAGGCTTGATCTTAATTCAGATAATATTGAAGTCTTGCGCCGTTCAACCACAATTCACATAGGAAAAGATTATTTATCTGTTCCCGGGAAAATAGAATTTCCTGCCGAAGGCGGGTTAAAATCCCACGCATTTTTTTATAAACCCCAAAACCGCGATTATCGCGGGCCTGATCACGAATTACCCCCGCTT comes from Candidatus Omnitrophota bacterium and encodes:
- a CDS encoding S9 family peptidase produces the protein MPIKQINPFGSWKSPITSDLIVKQAIGLSGICLDRDNIYWAELRPSEGARNVIVRLSPDGKLTDLIPPPFNARTRVHEYGGGAFAVKDNVVYFSNFSDQRIYRQSEGVSPQPVTPDKAFYYADGVIDPVRNRMICVREDHSNPKKGTINNLVNLDLDKGGSGEVIVSGKDFYSSPCVSPDGSKLSWLSWNHPNMPWDATELWTADLKDNNTLSRIQQISAGPEQSIFQPQWSPDNILHFISDKTGWWNLYRWENNSINPLFGMEAEFGKPQWIFGMSTYAFESEKRILCAYTRDGSWHLAALDIAGKKLKPFKTPYTQISQVKVALQKAVFIAGSPQDPLSVVRLDLNSDNIEVLRRSTTIHIGKDYLSVPGKIEFPAEGGLKSHAFFYKPQNRDYRGPDHELPPLIVKSHGGPTSAVSTALSLEIQYWTSRGFAVVDVNYGGSTGYGRKYRQRLNGRWGVVDVDDCLNVSRYLVEKNEVDKDRLAIKGGSAGGYTTLCALTFHNLFKAGASYYGVSDLEMLVKDTHKFESRYFDRLLGPYPQERQIYYQRSPIHFIDRLSCPLLILQGLEDKIVPPNQAELIYKALLKKGVPVACLLFKGEQHGFRRAENIKRSLDAELYFYSKIFGFTAAGDVTSLEIKNL